The following proteins are co-located in the Solanum pennellii chromosome 8, SPENNV200 genome:
- the LOC107027155 gene encoding uncharacterized protein LOC107027155 — protein sequence MFDPRNQKPIDHIHILDPVTPSDYTCNNNSPKNDVGGLEMSQQHVDHVDDSGISSPPLWKNRPSTSPDHPFHNSTNHRSVSPSSRALAIAKGQWELMEMIKNMPESCYELSLKDLVEKNSILESNQEECLINKEEENFSTSQEQVVVQRVKSGKKKKKGKMIRNESFEEKGSFLKMFFPIPPKTISTKVSPKPVEGLKSLEKDWWKKRFSCSSESDSSKTGSSSSESSGSNDSTTSTQRKKKGFLTNFWSRSCFSKSKTAE from the exons ATGTTTGATCCAAGAAACCAAAAACCCATTGATCATATACACATTCTTGATCCAGTTACACCCTCAGATTACACTTGTAACAACAATAGTCCAAAAAATGATGTTGGAGGCCTAGAAATGTCACAACAACATGTTGATCATGTTGATGATTCTGGTATTTCTTCACCACCCTTGTGGAAAAATAGGCCATCAACAAGCCCTGATCACCCCTTTCATAATTCGACGAATCATCGATCAGTTTCACCTAGCTCTAGAGCTCTTGCTATAGCTAAAGGTCAATGGGAACTAATGGAAATGATCAAGAACATGCCTGAATCATGTTATGAGTTGTCACTCAAGGATCttgttgaaaaaaattcaatcttggAATCAAATCAAGAAGAATGTTTGATCAATAAAGAAGAGGAAAATTTTAGTACTAGCCAAGAACAAGTTGTGGTGCAAAGGGTGAAAAGTggtaaaaagaagaagaaggggaaaatgattAGAAATGAAAGTTTTGAAGAAAAGGGGTCTTTCTTAAAGATGTTTTTTCCAATTCCACCAAAAACAATTAGTACTAAAGTTTCACCAAAGCCAGTTGAAGGTTTAAAAAGCTTGGAGAAAGATTGGTGGAAGAAGAGATTTTCTTGTTCAAGTGAGAGTGATAGTAGCAAAACAGGAAGTAGTAGTAGTGAAAGCAGTGGTAGTAATGATAGCACAACAAGTACTCAAAG GAAAAAGAAAGGATTTTTAACCAATTTCTGGTCAAGATCATGTTTTAGTAAAAGCAAAACAGCAGAGTGA
- the LOC107026736 gene encoding serine/threonine-protein kinase RIO1-like, producing the protein MEELSDKIEIPQKAEDKKDEELEELEEEDEEGELSWSSDSEIGEALDYLDTKDNSESNVGAFSLQTRRPNAHGGLHTRPNSSALQPLSNRTQKFANHIRASPLEEWEGRIKVGMSNSVTTAIRGSVRDMAIGKTKTTEKADRATVEQAIDPRTRMVLFKMLNRGVFHDINGCISTGKEANVYHATKADGQELAIKVYKTSVLVFKDRDRYVQGDYRFRYGYCKHNPRKMVKTWAEKEMRNLMRLRAAGIRCPAPILLRLHVLVMEFIGKGGWAAPRLKDAALSSDKLRECYVEIIMAMRTLYQKCKLVHGDLSEYNILYFEGHLYVIDVSQSVDLDHPHALDFLREDCVHVSDFFKKHGVAVMTIRELFDFIVDPTIDDDSVDSYLEKVQERILARGDMTAEEEIADSVFIQSFIPKTLDHVKDAEADVQRIISGEDTGDMYYKTITGLKQALTGTNSSAEDQQHLQIDELGQETAAAAENNKPSDGESETETESDDYDDNESDCSEGSSSDGEKPTAADKKAARKENKKKVKEEKREARKHKVPKAVKKKKKKLAKAKKYR; encoded by the exons atggaGGAACTTTCTGACAAAATAGAGATACCCCAGAAAGCTGAAGATAAGAAAGATGAAGAATTGGAGGAATTggaagaggaagatgaagaggGAGAGTTATCATGGTCTTCCGACTCTGAAATTGGTGAAGCTTTGGATTATTTGGACACAAAAGATAATTCTGAATCGAATGTTGGTGCTTTTAGTCTCCAAACAAGGCGTCCAAATGCTCATGGAGGACTTCATACTCGACCCAATTCTTCAGCTTTACAACCCCTTTCTAATCGCACCCAGAAATTTGCTAATCATATCAGAGCTTCACCATTAGAG GAATGGGAAGGGAGGATCAAAGTTGGCATGTCAAATTCTGTGACTACTGCTATCCGTGGAAGTGTCCGGGATATGGCTATTGGTAAAACTAAAACGACTGAGAAAGCAGATCGTGCCACTGTTGAACAG GCAATTGATCCAAGAACACGAATGGTTTTGTTTAAAATGCTCAATCGCGGTGTCTTTCATGATATTAATGGCTGTATTTCAACTGGGAAAGAG GCCAATGTTTATCATGCAACAAAAGCCGATGGTCAGGAACTGGCGATCAAAGTATACAAAACTTCAGTTCTTGTATTCAA GGATAGAGATCGCTACGTACAGGGTGACTATCGCTTCAGATATGGATACTGCAAGCACAATCCACGGAAAATGGTTAAAACATGGGCTGAGAAAGAGATGAGGAATCTAATGAG GCTAAGGGCAGCTGGAATCAGGTGCCCAGCTCCAATTCTCTTGAGGCTTCATGTTCTTGTTATGGAATTCATAG GGAAAGGAGGCTGGGCTGCACCTCGACTAAAGGATGCTGCTTTATCTAGTGACAAGTTACGTGAATGTTATGTGGAG ATCATTATGGCAATGAGAACTCTATATCAGAAATGCAAGCTAGTCCATGGTGACTTAAGCGAGTATAACATCCTATATTTCGAG GGTCACCTATATGTTATTGATGTTTCACAATCAGTTGATCTTGACCATCCTCATGCACTTGATTTCCTCCGAGAGGATTGTGTACATGTTTCT GATTTCTTTAAAAAACATGGTGTGGCTGTTATGACAATCCGAGAGTTGTTTGATTTTATAGTTGATCCAACTATTGATGATGATTCAGTGGATAGCTATTTGGAGAAG GTTCAAGAGAGAATTTTGGCTAGAGGTGACATGACTGCAGAAGAAGAAATTGCCGACTCTGTATTTATTCAG TCATTTATTCCCAAGACACTTGATCATGTGAAAGACGCTGAAGCAGATGTTCAACGCATTATTAGTGGCGAGGACACAGGAGACATGTACTACAAAACTATTACAGGTCTGAAGCAGGCTCTCACCGGTACAAACTCTTCAGCAGAAGATCAGCAGCACCTACAAATTGACGAGCTGGGACAAGAGACCGCTGCTGCAGCTGAAAACAACAAACCATCTGATGGTGAATCAGAGACAGAGACCGAGTCAGATGATTATGATGACAATGAAAGTGATTGTAGTGAAGGCTCATCATCTGACGGCGAGAAACCAACAGCTGCTGATAAGAAAGCAGCTAGAAAAGAGAACAAGAAGAAAgttaaagaagagaaaagagaagcgCGGAAACATAAAGTACCAAAAgctgtgaagaagaagaagaaaaagttggCCAAGGCCAAGAAGTATAGGTAA
- the LOC107028199 gene encoding uncharacterized protein LOC107028199 produces MKPTLARLKQNSSTSASKWSSRIWSEDGGCPFGTVPIKKITKEDLIRQRNMPPPEDHVTSDLEFTTITNVSSKGYMINDISSQVYTRAIVQIPKNPHNKFGGAGMASCLWNPLVEGQQHSACRLKVQKGSDILQVGWRVDPTLYGDNNTRLFVHFQAGNKHCFNVLCSGFVLVSSEIPIDMVFKDVTQHGQSGSWEATMYIDRDEANGNWWFLFEKSYKKIGFWPQQIFTDLRGFAHNIEWGGVAYSPPGVPKPPMGSSIFIVGNTADDAYCRRLSVLNAEGATIDVDETTIHVDDPHLYQVSDIPHFRPGRFQHYAFYGGPGETQKL; encoded by the exons ATGAAACCTACTTTAGCTAGGTTAAAACAGAATTCAAGTACCTCTGCATCTAAGTGGTCTTCGAGGATATGGTCCGAAGATGGTGGTTGTCCCTTTGGAACAGTTCctatcaaaaaaattactaaagaaGATCTTATAAGACAAAGAAATATGCCACCACCAGAAGATCATGTTACATCTGATCTCGAGTTTACTACG ATTACCAATGTATCTTCAAAAGGATACATg ATTAACGATATATCTTCACAAGTATACACg cGTGCAATAGTTCAAATTCCAAAAAATCCACATAACAAGTTTGGAGGAGCTGGAATGGCCAGTTGTTTATGGAATCCCCTTGTTGAAGGTCAACAACACAGTGCGTGTCGGTTGAAAGTTCAGAAAGGATCAGACATCTTACAAGTTGGTTGGAGA GTAGATCCAACACTATATGGCGATAATAACACTAGGCTTTTTGTGCATTTTCAG GCTGGTAATAAACATTGTTTCAATGTACTATGCTCGGGTTTTGTATTGGTAAGTAGTGAGATACCTATTGATATGGTTTTCAAAGATGTTACACAACATGGACAAAGCGGTTCATGGGAAGCTACAATGTATATCGATCGg GATGAAGCCAATGGAAACTGGTGGTTTTTATTTGAGAAAAGCTATAAGAAAATTGGTTTTTGGCCTCAACAAATCTTCACTGACTTGAGAGGTTTTGCTCATAACATTGAGTGGGGAGGCGTCGCGTATAGCCCACCGGGTGTGCCTAAACCTCCAATGGGCTcaagtatttttattgttggAAACACTGCAGATGATGCTTATTGTAGGAGGCTTAGCGTTTTAAACGCTGAAGGTGCTACAATAGACGTAGATGAGACAACaatacatgttgatgatcctcaTTTGTATCAAGTTTCGGATATTCCACATTTCAGACCTGGAAGGTTTCAACATTATGCATTTTATGGGGGGCCAGGAGAGACTCAAAAACTCTAA